CGAGTGGCTAAGAGTTCCTGATTTTGATGACATAATTCTTCTTGGGAGGCTTGCAATTCTTCTAAAACGAAATACAGTTCTTTCAAAGTTGCTGCCATCAGGTCTGGTTGCACTGGCAATTCCGTTGCACAATCTCGCAACTGCAACGCTCGTTGATACACCGCCTCTATCTGTAATGAGAGATCCATAGTGCTGCCATCCTCAGTCCCGAGAATGAATGGGCCTGATATCTTTAATTGTGACTTAAAAACAATGGAAAAACTTAAAAAAATAGGAATTAATCATTACAATTTAGAAGATTCGTATAATTGCTAGCAGTGGATGGTCAATTATTGTCCTGATACCAAATTGATTTATCAATGCTACAGATCCGATCCCCCCTAGCCCCCCTTAAAAAGGGGGGAATTTAGTCAAATTCTTTCAAAGTCCCCCTTTTTAAGGGGGATTTAGGGGGATCGTCATGGGTTGCAATCACAGGTTGATTTGGTATGAGACTTGAATCAGGGGCTGCTAGTTCATGAAGATGATAGCCGGTGAGATGGCGATCGCCCTTTTTCTAGACCAGTGGAGATGTGACTATTCCTCAGGATATTATCCCCTCAGGTCAGTTGGGCTTTAGGCTCGGACGATCGCTGATATCCTCAATTGCTAATAGAATTAACTGACTGCCTGCTAATTGCGGCATTTTGCGGGCATTGAGCAGCATTATTTTGTGCCCAATGTGTTCAAAATAATGTTCAACGGCAAAATTTTGGATCTGACTGTTCTGGTGTAATACATCCCCAAGTAGCGATCGTAGCTGCGGAATATTCCATTGACCATTACCCAGATCAAAGATGAAGCATTGCTCAGTTTCGCTGGGAGTTACCTCGAAGGTTTCATAAAACGTTTGATTCGCTGTGATTACCTGTAAATCAGTATTCAGCACCAAAAGGGCTTCCCGTACCGTCTGAACGATCGCTTCTGCATAATCGCGGGCTTCCCGCAACTGCTCTGTACTCTGCTTAAGGGTATCAATATCGACTAGCACGACTACTGCACCATCAATCCGATTGTCGAGGGTTCGGTAGGGACGAATGCGCAGATCATACCAATGTCCTGTGAGATCTTGGACTTCTTGGCTATGTAGATTCAGGGTGTTAATCACATCCAGGATCTGCTGCTCTAAATTGACAATACTTAGGTTGTGTTTAATATCACTCAGAGGCCGCCCAATATCTGTTGGGATGAGATTGAAAAGGGATGCAGCTGTGGCTGTAAAGCGACGAATTCGCAGATCGCTTTCCAGCATCAAGAGTGGAATATTAATACTACCTAGCAAATTTTGTAAATCGTTACTCACTTGGGTCGTTTCAGCATTGCGGCGGTATAGCTCGTCGTTAATCGTACTTAATTCTTCATTGGTTGCTTGAATCTCCTCTTTAGCCGTTTGTAGTTCTTCGTTTGTGCTTTGCAATTCTTCATTGCTCGACAAAATCTCTTCATTGGCGGCTCTGAGATCTTGATTGGTGGATTGCTGTTCCTCAATAATCGATTGGAGATAGGCTTTAGTCGTACTGAGTTCCTGCTGAAGCCTTTGAATTTCCTGTTGTTCACTGCTGGGTTGTTGCCCCTTGGACTGCGACCGCTGAGTCATGGGCAAGGTGATCTCCGACGCTGGCAACGCGGGCAAGTCCTCAAATAATATGAGAAAGCAATCTTCGCTAGCAGGGTTAGGCTGGAAGGGAATGACATCAATCCGAATCTGGCGAGTCCTAACGGACCAGTCCGTTTGGGTATGAACCGTTTCTCGGAGGGTAATGCCTTCTTTCCTTACGGTGTGTCTGTCCTGTTTTGCCTGGTGGATTGCGGTTCGCAGTTCCAGGCGCAATCCCTCTTTGACCATGGTAAGTAGGTTGAGGCTGGCACGGCCTGGGGAGGGTTCTAGATAGGCTCCTGTTTGTCCCCGGAATTGCAAAATCTCTAATTGAGCATTAATGACTACCCCCACTGGAGCATATTGCTGCAAAACAATCTGATCTGCTGCTTGGGACAGTTCTAACTCATTCCGACTTGCTTCAGCGACGATCGGGGAAGGCAGGTTCATTTCTACTGGATATCCACTCGCGATGAGGTCTAGATTTAATCGTAGTGGGGCAGGCCGTTTTGCGTAGATCTTGTATTTTCGATCGATCAAGGTGAATAAATCAGGTGATTCGCCAATGGTTTCGGAGGTGCCCAAGAACAAAAAGCCTGTTGGCATCAAACCGTAATGAAACATGGACAAAACTTTCTTTTGTAAGGAAGTCCCAAAATAAATGAAGACATTCCGACAACTAATCAAGTCCAGTCGGGAAAACGGTGGATCACTAATCAGGTTTTGGCGAGCAAAGATACATAGCTCTCGCACGGATTTATTGATTTGATACCCCTCCTCACTGCGCGTAAAAAAGCGCTGGAGGCGATCGGGCGAGATGTCCGTGACCTGATTGTGTTGATAAAAGCCGAGGCGAGCTTTATCGATCGCCAATTCGCTCACATCGGTGGCAAAAATCTGAATGGGGGGTTTGCGTGGCTGATTGGCTAAAAACTCCAGTAGACAGATGGCGATTGAGTAGGCTTCTTCGCCCGTTGAGCAACCCGCGACCCAAACGCGAATGGGTAAATCCGGTGAGCGATCGTGCAGGAGGGCCGGAAAAACTTTTTCAGTGAGGGCTGCAAAGGCTTCGGCATCCCGAAAAAAGCTGGTGACATTAATTAAAATTTCCTGATATAACGCTTGTACCTCCGCCGGGTTTTCCTGGAGATAGCACACGTAGTCGTTGAACTGTTCTAACCGATACAGCGCCATGCGCCGGAAAATCCGCCGTTTAATGGTGGTGTGTTTGTAGTGGGTAAAATCCACCCGTGTCGCTGCTCGCAGTAGGCTGAAAATGGCGGAAAGAGCATCCTTGCCATCCAACTCGGCAGTTGGGCCTGTGGGGATTGGACTGGTTACGTAAGGATGACGGCTAATATGAGCCAACTTTTGGGCGATTTCTATGGGAGGTAGAATAAAGTCTACATGTCCTGTTGCGATCGCTGTATTCGGCATACTGCTGACTTGGGCTGAGTCTTCCGATTGGGCAAAGGTAATCCCTCCTGCTGCCTTAATGGCTTCGAGTCCCCGTGATCCATCGGCATCTCCCCCCGACAAAATGACGCCAATGGCTTTTGCACCCCGATCGTTTGCTAAAGAACAGAAAAAAGTATCAATACTCATACTGACTTTGCGAGTTTTCTCGCGGGGCCTCAGGTGGAGAACTCCTTGGTCGATCGTCATTGTGGTATTGGGCGGGATCACGTAGACATGGTTAGGGGCTACGGTCATGCCTTCTTGAACTTCGCAGACGGGCATCTGGGTTGTTCTAGACAGAATTTCAGTTAAAAGACTTTTCTGGTTGGGATCTAAGTGCTGGACAAGGACAAAGGCCATGCCCGTGTCGATCGGTAAGTGACTGAGTAGCTGAGTAAATGCTTCTAATCCACCTGCCGATGCCCCAATACCGACGATCGGAAAGAGTTCGCTCGGAGGATTGGGGGGTTGACTCGTCGAACACTGAACGGGTGTCGAAGATTTGGAGCTGGCTGGCTTAGCCTTGGGAGACCGCTTTGGATTCACTCGGTTGGTAGACAGGGAAAGTGTGGACGTAATGGGGTCGGTTTGTGGACTGGCGATGGCTGATCGATCAGCGGCGGGCGTTGTTGAGAATGGGGCTGCTCTCGATCAGCAGATCCGCCAAACTTTAACCGATTGCACAGACTAATCGATCGTCCAACACCCTAGAATCGCCTACTTCTTTAGCCTACCTTAAGGATCGAGCAAACGGCCTCTTCCAAGCAACTATCGGCGACTCAGTTTTGCGAAAATTTTTATGAGTGACCTAATGGCCTTGGCGGTGAGATAGCCTGGGTGGTGAGGATAGAAGGTGCGTGGGTCATTAAATTTTGACGGCACCCGGGGGACATTGGAATTCCTCCTTCTTTGTAATGGTGGGCATGGCTGGGGCTATCTGGGAAGCGCGATAGCTTTGACAAATGCCTGCTAGCCAGCGCTGTTCTTGATTCACCTGAATTGCAAAA
Above is a window of Alkalinema sp. FACHB-956 DNA encoding:
- a CDS encoding chemotaxis protein CheB is translated as MNPKRSPKAKPASSKSSTPVQCSTSQPPNPPSELFPIVGIGASAGGLEAFTQLLSHLPIDTGMAFVLVQHLDPNQKSLLTEILSRTTQMPVCEVQEGMTVAPNHVYVIPPNTTMTIDQGVLHLRPREKTRKVSMSIDTFFCSLANDRGAKAIGVILSGGDADGSRGLEAIKAAGGITFAQSEDSAQVSSMPNTAIATGHVDFILPPIEIAQKLAHISRHPYVTSPIPTGPTAELDGKDALSAIFSLLRAATRVDFTHYKHTTIKRRIFRRMALYRLEQFNDYVCYLQENPAEVQALYQEILINVTSFFRDAEAFAALTEKVFPALLHDRSPDLPIRVWVAGCSTGEEAYSIAICLLEFLANQPRKPPIQIFATDVSELAIDKARLGFYQHNQVTDISPDRLQRFFTRSEEGYQINKSVRELCIFARQNLISDPPFSRLDLISCRNVFIYFGTSLQKKVLSMFHYGLMPTGFLFLGTSETIGESPDLFTLIDRKYKIYAKRPAPLRLNLDLIASGYPVEMNLPSPIVAEASRNELELSQAADQIVLQQYAPVGVVINAQLEILQFRGQTGAYLEPSPGRASLNLLTMVKEGLRLELRTAIHQAKQDRHTVRKEGITLRETVHTQTDWSVRTRQIRIDVIPFQPNPASEDCFLILFEDLPALPASEITLPMTQRSQSKGQQPSSEQQEIQRLQQELSTTKAYLQSIIEEQQSTNQDLRAANEEILSSNEELQSTNEELQTAKEEIQATNEELSTINDELYRRNAETTQVSNDLQNLLGSINIPLLMLESDLRIRRFTATAASLFNLIPTDIGRPLSDIKHNLSIVNLEQQILDVINTLNLHSQEVQDLTGHWYDLRIRPYRTLDNRIDGAVVVLVDIDTLKQSTEQLREARDYAEAIVQTVREALLVLNTDLQVITANQTFYETFEVTPSETEQCFIFDLGNGQWNIPQLRSLLGDVLHQNSQIQNFAVEHYFEHIGHKIMLLNARKMPQLAGSQLILLAIEDISDRPSLKPN